The genomic stretch TGGACAGTGTGTCAATCTTACTTATATTATGGCCCTCCAAACTATGATAAAGGTTTGTTTCAGCCATGACAAGTATTTTTTAACCCTCAAAAGTTTGTACACTACATATCAATTCATTTGCAGATATAACAACCTTCAAAattgaaagaaaacaatgacaggataaaaaagtattaaaatatcAGACGGTTGTGCAAATGTCAATTCAAAAGAAGGAAATGGAGTGCTTTGCTTACATATGTTcggcatacactcagtgagcactttattaatgaaacaaaagtctaataaataccttattGGTctactgcagtagcctatccactaagaggtttgacgcgttatgtgttcagagatgctcttctgcagtaTCACCTCTCTCCTTAACAGTGtgtttgcccacagaactgctgctcactggatgttttttgttttttcgcaccattctcaacactagagactgttgcacatgaaaatccaaggagataagcagtttatgagatactcaaaccaaaccaacaatcattcccacGATcatagtcacttagatcacatttttgccccattctgatggctgatgtgaccATTAACTTAattcctgacccatatctgcatgagtttatgcattgcactgctgccacctgattggctgattagataatcgcatgaatatgtaggtgtgggtgttcctaataaagtgctcagtgagtgtatattccaaaAAATTCTACATTGGCATTATGGTTGCAATAAACTCAGACTTAATATATGACTATTTCTTAATTGTTGTGTTCAAATGGCTTTCACTATGCGGAAGTAGGGTATTGGAGAGACTCCCAGAGACTTGTATGGGCTGACAGCCTGGGTCATTCCCACCTGTAGTTTAGCTCTAAAATCACCAGGCACCAGGCTTTTCCATTAAAAAGGGCAGATGGATGCTGAGAAGGAATGGAAGTCAattgttgtgtttgtgctgaaaGTGGGATGCTGATTTCCTGTCATAGATTAGTGACCCCTTCATGGAGGCATTTCAGAGAGGTCAATGGGAAATACTAGACTCGCCATTTTTGACAGTcttgacatcatcatcatttataaaaagatggaaaaagatGTGACTTCCCTGGCAGTGTGGAACTATGGAATGATTGCGCAGTGATCTCACGATCACTCAGAAGACTACGTTTTAatttttatgtacatttttatgttaATTTAAGAAAAGATCATTTGGCATCACTGGGCGAAGTGCCTCATGATTTAGGTATTGTGGGAACAACACTGTCTTCATTAAGAAGTTAATTCAGCACGTGGTTGTGACAAAGTGTTTGTGTCAGATGATTTAATGCCTCACAGGAAGTGGTGACACTATGTAAAGCTGGGAGTTATACTAGATTCTGCATACATCAGTTCCATCTAAACCATGATAGCTCCAAAATTAtgtgcatatttttcatttgtaaaatCAAATTTACTGCTGAGAGAAAAATAGTAAATTCAATATATCTCCCAACCTCACACAGATAACCCAAAACTAGAAAACACACAAGAGCTTCTGAACAAACCATTATTAAAAGCATTATTctgcaaataaaaaatgcttAGATACCTTGAAAAGCAATACAAAAAGTAAATTGCAACCTGTGAGGACTGGCAGTAGTACATTTTGTAAGCACCCCAGAAACACAATAAAGGAAGTAGGTGGAGGGATTATAGTGCAGATGCAAAGACAAGAGGCTCCTCCCACTACCCCTCTCATCCTCCATGTAGGCAGAGCTTGACTACAATAGCCCGGCCAGGACAGCAGACCCAAGGGTGTGCCTGTGCAGATGGAGATGATGGTGTGAtgactggggtgtgtgtgggtgcgctgGCCTGGTCAGGTTGGTCGGGGGGGCCCAGGTCACCGCAGAAGAGCGAGGGGGTCTCCCTCACTTGGACTTTAGCTTGCCCTCCTTGGCGAGCTGCTCGTTCAGCTGGCACAGCTGCCGCAGGAAGCCGTCGTTTGGGCCGATCTCTCGCTTGTGCCGCACGGTCGCCAGCGCCGTCCTCACGTCCATCTTGTGGCGCAGCATGAGGTAGGCGATGACCATAGTGGGGGAGCGACTGTACCCCTCCCGGCAGTGCACGTACACCTTCCCTGGGAAACGAGAGAAACAGGAGCTCAGGACAGGAGCGGGGGAAAGAGACGATCGTGTACGAACCTGCCTAGTGCAGCACCTACTGCGCCAGGAGATGCAAATGCAGGCCTAACCCCTACAGCAGATGAGCAATGTCAACCACAGTTTCCCTTATCAACATCCGCTTCCATGCCGTACCCCCACCTGCTCTCTGTTTCTGCGCATTCATTATCGACCTGCTGACGCCCCCGGAGGAATTTGCCTTGCCAACTCCTGCACTGTTTTGCACATTCTGCAGAGCATCTGAAACCTGATGTTGCTTCTGACAGCAATGCGCTCGCCTTTCAAATGACCTGGGCAGCTCCTTTATCCCCATGGATACATGGATCAATGCAAAGCCTACTGTATCCTTACTGCTGCTACAAGGTATCAGGACCAGGCCTAACCCCCAGGAGGCTGCAGTCAGCTGCTTTCCAAGACAGCGTGTATAGTCATCATGGAGCAGATAAACGGCAACGTCGTCTCAACGTGGCAGCAATGTAGGGAGAGCATTATAGATCGACTGGAACCTCATTGGTTAAGATTTGAGTCCTGGCCTATTTTTTGCAACTGATTTACTACACTAGAGTGCTGCTGCCAAAATGGCTGGGAATTAAAGCGCTCTATAATTGCTCTTTTTGTGTCAAAGATGGCATAAAATCCATGCAGATAAATCGCAGAGTTCAGGGCTCTGTCTGCACCAATTAAATGCATCATAGTACATAGCAACAATTTTAAAAGTAAGCTGAATCTACTGTTTCATGCAGGCTTCTACAGGGTACAAACAAAAGTGTTAAAATCTTCAGAGGTGACACAGAGTCCAAGTATTTCCCTGAGCaattgatttgttgtttttacaataccaAATTTGTACTGTAGCCCATATTAGAGTTTGGAGTACACTCTCTTGTTGATGCTGCAGACATCTTCTCAAGACACGGAAATGGGTAAATAATACCAATCTTTGCCTTTCAGAGTGACTCTTCCCTCATTCCCAGCAATCAGGCAAAATAATACTCCATGGCTCAACAGGCACAGCTATAACCTCATTCTCCAACAGGTACGTCAACACTGCACAAAACCAATAccacaccagagagagagggagtcatGGCTTACCCTTACCGTCCTTGTGCGCCAGGGCCTTGTTGATGAAGTCAGCCCCCTCTTCAAAGAAGGCACTGAGGTTGAAGTGCTCAGTGTCGTTAGCCTTCAGTCCGTGGTAGGTGATGCCAGTGCCAGCATAGAACTCTGCGTTGGTGTTGACATGCATGAAGGAGTTGCCCTCGGCAACATTGAGGATGTGGGTTACCCCAAGCCGCTGTAGCCGCATCACGTTTTGAGCCACAAATCTGCCAAGGAGAGAAACTATATCTTACTATATAAATgataggtagacctgtacacctgcttacaatgcaaatatttaatcagacaatcatgtggcagcaaataaatgcataaaacaggcggcctgtagtgtagtggttaaggtaaatgactgggacacacaaggtcggtggttctaatccggtggtagccatgataagatccgcacagccgttgggaccttgagcagggcccttaaccctgaattgctccaggggaggattttctcctgcttagtctaatcaactgtatgtcgctctggataagagcgtctgccaaatgccagtaatgtaatgtaatgtaatgtaaaaaaaacatgcagacatggtcaagaagttcagctgtttttcagacaaaatgtcagaatgtggaagaaatgtgatctaagtgactttgactgtggaatgattgttggtgccagggagGGTGgtgtgagtatttcagaaactgctgatctcctaggattttcaagctcaacagtctctagagtttgcagagaatagtgcaaaaaaacaaaaaaaaacatccagtgagcagcagttctgcagaaagaaacgttgttatgagagaggtcagaggacaaggGTCAGACTGATTGAAGgtgacaggatggtgacagtaccgcaaataaccacacattataacagtcaTATGCAGAActgcatcactgaacacacaaagcatgaaacctctaagtggataggctacagcagcagaagacttaagtctaataaatatctaataaagtactcacagAGTGCACTCACAGTGAGGTGCAAAAatatgggcacccctggtttaaatgtctgttataatGGATATGTAcatgattgaaagcaaacctgaactcgaAATGGTTTGGACCTTTCTgctaattttaaagcaagattgctttttattttcattttttaatatttataaatgataaaaaagggaaatggccctgtgcaaaagtttggcaacccttttggattattctgttactttttaaaaggatgattactaaggcccagacccaagtGATTTACTTGtaagggcttcaatgagtcaggtgaatataattgtATGGTTGAAATGTTTATTCTGAAGTAGCTcaatgccttctaaagtatcccaATTCTTCTTCAGGCCATATCATCTCGACcatgaaatcaaccatgaagtaccccCAGGAAAGACGGCTGaatgttttggaatggccaccgcAGTCCCCAgatttgaatattattgaaaatctgtggagagatctcaaacatgccgtacatgcaaagGAGGCCGAATAATATTTATGAGCTAGAAGTTTTCTGCCACGAAGAATGgggaaattccaaaagcgagaatttaaagactattatagtgcccgaggaggagttttaattttaatttttattatttttattttttaataaatataaaaaatcttTGTGCCATACTTTTGACAAGATACTGGAAACATGCCTTAGATATTCTGGTTCATGTTGACATGATAgcatataaatatacagtgctaataagtatttggacagtggtgaaatgaaataataatcagGTCAAAATATCTGTCACCATTAATTTGATGGTATTTATACCCATATCAGCTagaaattacatccctttttatacatagtcccgcCATTtcatgggaccaaaagtaattggagaGTTGTGCGAACTATTAACACGCCCACAACCATGTCTTGCAAATgagctttggttcttgggcagttcttTTTTGGCTCCACACttggctctttttttttcctcctcataatggcttccttgactgtaaTTGgctctgggcctcatgttgataaatgccaataacagaccacaaaggcaatcaaaagcccagaatcaaaactagatactgaaaactTTCTTAtccctgcactaaggaagcaatttaacacacctgactattcagaagcagctgagaagccaactgtccaggTACTCTTGGTCCcgtaaaatggggggggggggacagtctgcaatttaacctctcattcattgttttattacaaatcctACACAgctgaaagaacagaaattgtactgcactgtatataccaccagcttaaaccagttttttcatgattaaaaatgctttgaaCTGTATAAGGTTGTCTATacacacttcatatttcattatatgatgtTTGTACATAAATAAGCAGATAATTAAATAAGCAGATAATCACAAGTgatttgcattcaaaagttttatatttaaatgaaaatggaaatgttgtatgcacattgttttgttatttaaatatcttggtatgaactggtgttcatgatgatgtCCATCTCagcagatgctccaggacctgaaGAATGTTtcgtattttttttaaataaaggccACCAGCCATATTTagaaatgcatggcatctaatcctacatcagtatcaccgttcttccctccattggaattacatggtactgcatgtggtgaaaaggaatagatcccatgcattttgaaatatggcagtggtcttttattttttattttttttaatgaaaaattatacaggtcctggagcacctgttaagatatacatgatcatgaacaccagtacgtaccaatatatttcaataacaaaacaatgcacccctcACTGGTGATTATCTGCTTATTATGTACACATatgatataatgaaatattgcatttttaatcatgaaacaaactggtttaagcaggtggttttgatgtttggctgattggtgtgtatatatatatatgtatatacactccctgagcattttattaggaacatttttactttattacacctacttattcatgtgattatctaatcagttaattgtgtggcagcagtgcaatgcataaaatcatgtagatacgggtcaggagcttcagtaaacatcaaccatcagaatggggaaaaaatttgatctaagtggaatgattgttggtggccgACAGGGTtgtgtgagtatctcagaaactgctgagccCCTgggtttttcacacacactagtctctagagtttgcaaagaatggtgcaaaaaactaaaacaatctAGTGAGcaccagttctgcagacagaaatgcattgttaatgagagacgccataggagaatggccagactggtcaaagctgacaggaaggtgacagaaaacacaaaaaaaaaaaaccacacattacaacagtggtatgcagaagagcatctctgaacacatatcTCATCATAAccctaaatggataggctacaacagtagaagtagaaataagtttaataaatacctaataaagtgctcactgagtatatacagtgggctccagaattatcggCACCCCTGACTCAATTATTGCAATAAACTCAAAAAAGCCAACGTGTGAAAGGAGATGattaaccccatccactctgtTCCCTTGTGGTTGACGTCTTCgatgtctcaaattattgttgcattcaaaTTTACGttatacaaaaaactgtgatatccatccatccatccatccattatctgaacccgcttatcctgaacagggtcgcaggggggctggagcctatcccagcaggtcgccagtccatcgcagagcacacacaccatacactcacacactcatacctacgggcaatttagactttccaatcagcctaaccagcatgtctttggactgtgggaggaaaccggagtacccggaggaaacccacgcgaacacggggagaacaagcaaactccgcacagagaggccccggccaacggggatgaGAACCCAGGacatccttgctgtgaggcggcagtgctacccactgcaccatccgtgccgcccaaaacTGTGATATATAAACCACAAATTGTTAAAAATACAGCAGTTTATATTCTTATAAGTtacttatttgcaatgcagggtaaTAAAACAGCTGGCTCCCCCATGCCCACTAATGGTTTACAACTCTGACCTAGTCAcggacaataaaaggcatattctaacaattgCTGAAGTGGGTATTCATTTTCTGGGCATGTTCATACTCTGCACACCTGATGTCACTGTTGTGAATAAATGCAAGGAAAGGAGTTGAGTTGTCTCTCTTGTTCTATGAGCCATTTTTGAGTTTAGGCAGGCATTGAGGCAATAAAAACCCAAATAACTCGACAATCATCAATGTGCTTAATTTTGGCCATTGCTGGCTGCTTCCCAAGAGATGGGTGCTTGCCAGTGTGGAGGGTAGTAATTGGTGGATACACTCTAATGGATGTCACCAACGATTGTCAATATACAGTAGATGGATGTATCATGAAGTTCCTTAagacttacattacattacattattggcatttggcagacgctttcatctagagtgacgtacagttgattagactaagcaggagaaaatcctcccctggagcaatgcagggttaagggccttgctcaagggccttgctcaagggcccaacggctgtgcggatcttattatggctacaccgggattagaaccaccgaccttgcgtatcccagtcaatAAATTGTCGCTGTTGGACCTGCTGTGGCCGTCTCATGCATTTTAAAAGGGCAGTAATATAAACAATATGAAGGATAAAGGTTCCATATTTGCATACAAGGAGATTTAATCAGTCAGATCAGTGAAGGCTTTCAATTTCTGTAAAATGCTATATGAGAAATACTTCCTTTAGAAAGATGCTACATTCAGCATTAATCAAATTAGTGGGATATTAACAGTGGAATAGTGCATACTTAATCACTGAAATGAACTTTTTGcagagcacaaataatttaaaataattcataatttccACATTCTTTATGTTTTGAATGCCATTCTATGTGTTGATGTATTCCGTTTTCATAAGAACAGGGCTGTGCTCTCTGCAGGCGCTTGCCCATAAATTATTAACAGAATCCCCACAAATGAACCACATGGTGAGATGATGTCTGCCCTTCACTGCAAACACTGGTGTACACACCAGCAGATGAGGCCAATGTCTGCAAAAACTGCTCCTACCAAGTTAGTGAGTTCTTTCATATTGCCTGTGCATtaatcaaaacattttacaacaagCATCCTTACAGCAAGTCACATGATCACCGTCACAGATGGAGATACAGATGGAATTCCCCATTCAATAAATGACCTTTAGAACACGGCAGGGCTGAAGAATGTTTGTGAACATGCTTATTGCAGAGTATTTGTTCCATTCATGGCTCAACACTCTGCAGCCATGATGGACATCATGCCTTGTGTTCAATTGTGCAAAATGACTGATGCATTTTTTGAGCAGATACTATCTGGTGGTGTTCAGAAATGGCTTTGCTTTGGTGGCCTTGTTTAGTTTTGCAGCAAATTGAGGTGACATCTTAAGCAAATCGGTGACATCACTGAGCCAAAGATTGTGAAAATACTAATTTACAAGATAATATGATCAATGCTCATGGCCTCCAACAAGCTTTCTTGCACAAAGTCCACCTGCAAATGATAAAATAGTAATCCATATGTGATAGCGGAAACAACACTGAACCCAGCCTTGTCAATGAACaataagaaattattttcttatgACTTCTTTTTAAATTGATTTGGAACCATGACCCAGTAAGCATCTATTTATAGTGGCAccaatattaatatttcaaatgtgtcaATTGTACATGGAAGAAATCATGACTGGCTTGTTTGGGATAACTCCAAACAAAATAGATAAACTCCAAAAAGTGTAGCACTGTCTTGCAGAACCCTTATGCATAATTGAATTGAACATTGTTAAATTGTTACAAAATTACAGGATTTACCTTGATTATAATTACATCATAATTACATCAAGTTCCTTATCCTATTTGCTACCCCTGCTCGTGTGAGCGTTCCATCTACTGGCCTCACTAAGTGTTTGTCTTTTTACTTTTcagtgttttatattttaagacAAATAATACAaggatgagagaggtcaaaacagcacatattttaaaaatctcagCTGGCCTTTACAGTCTTCTTCAGGCCAGGGTACAGTCTCGAGTTCTGTGAAAGGCTGCAGGCCTTGACAGAGGCAATTCTTAACATGCTGTGCTCCCACAGTCCATTAAGAGTGATTGCATATAGTGTTGCAAAACCAGATAAACAAGCAGGAAAGCTTACACAGAGTTTGCATTCTTTCCTGCTGCCCTCCTTCCTGGCCCTTTGCCACTGATTGTAGTCAAACAAGTGATGAATTAGACACATTAGGAGGTTCGATAACTTTTAACAGTGAAGTGTGCAGAGCCCAGGCACTGCCGAGTAGAGCTGTAGAACCACAGTGTCACTCGGTCAAAGATGGTCCAGTTGCTACAATGGTGTGGGCTTTTCTTGCACACTGAGTGCAACTTCCCCCATGTCTATCTATCTGTCCCTACATACAAAACTGCATGGAATATAATTGTAACCATATATAAACGTGCATGATAACAGATCATGTATCGATTGCTGAATATATAAATGAATAGATCAATAGCTAGctacaaatcaatatttgtattGGTTAATACTCAATACCTGTGAAAATATGAGATGTCTCAAAGGACTTTTTTAATGACCCTGCATGTATGAGTCATGGTATGAATTACTTATCATCCACAGGCAAATGCTGCACCACTAAATCATTATTAGATCCCTTCCACACCTCAATCAATCCCAGCATGAAGATactgtgccctccataatgtttggaacaaatCAATGTTacgtaaatgaaagtagtcatgtttagtattttgttgcatatccttacttcctgatgtctgtgacctatcaacatcagagtctggatatcttattttcacgTTGGCCTACAAGTGacactaaaactctttgcatttgaatggatctctatgggaattgggggtgggactagattcggCTGTAGATTATGCTGATACGGTATGGAAGACATTTGTCAATGGCTCAATGGCTTTAAGTAATAAAGGGTTCAAGGTGTTAAATGAGCCATAAACCAccgctgccagatatgcagtagataagAAAATAATTGTTGTGGACATTTGtctggaaaaataattattttggtatatactgcatatctggcagcagcatgatatCGCTGGGATAAAATAAGTGattataggctatatttaaccTATACTGAAAAGTGCTTGCCATTTCCTCAGAGAGAACACGCCTTACTTCGTTTCAAAGCACCTTACCGTAGTGCGATCTGACCAATCCGTACGAGAGGAGTGTCTATAGGCTACATTCCAATATTTATTACGGCAGTTTCTCCCCCATCTTAAATTCGATTATTTACACATATTTGTCATTTCCACACTGAAGCAGGAAACATGCAGCTATGGAGATTAGCCGAAAATGTCCACATTTCAGTGAATTGAAGTTTAAATACTTGCATTTGAGACACTTTCATTTGTCATTTCAAACGATATTGAGGCTCAATCGCATGCGTTGTAACATATTGGTGAAACTGGTTGTGGAATAGACTACATATTTGACGAATAGGATACAATTTAATCAGCGGATTGTGCGGGCGATCCACATTATTTTGCtttaaatttattatttttcgaGATTGTGAATCAACAGCACAGCTTCTCATTGTAGGCAACTCGCTGAACCAGATGATGACGCGTTGCTAAGGAAGATTAAATA from Conger conger chromosome 2, fConCon1.1, whole genome shotgun sequence encodes the following:
- the dusp3a gene encoding dual specificity protein phosphatase 3; the encoded protein is MKKSQSPAKALALAPVEVSMSDKEVSVQQLNELLSNGSGFYSLPTQHFNEVFPRIYVGNAFVAQNVMRLQRLGVTHILNVAEGNSFMHVNTNAEFYAGTGITYHGLKANDTEHFNLSAFFEEGADFINKALAHKDGKVYVHCREGYSRSPTMVIAYLMLRHKMDVRTALATVRHKREIGPNDGFLRQLCQLNEQLAKEGKLKSK